In one window of Campylobacter coli DNA:
- the fabG gene encoding 3-oxoacyl-ACP reductase FabG, protein MKFSGKNVLITGASKGIGASIAKTLASFGLKVWINYRSKPELADALKDEILAQGGNAAVIKFDASKEDEFENGIKTIVESDGELSYLVNNAGVTNDKLALRMKLEDFTSVVDTNLSSAFLGCREALKTMSKKRFGAVVNIASIVGEMGNAGQTNYSASKGGMIAMTKSFAKEGASRNLRFNCVTPGFIKSDMTEILSDEIKQAYQDNIPLKRFAEPEEVANCVAFLLSDYASYVTGDVLKINGGLYM, encoded by the coding sequence ATGAAATTTAGTGGAAAAAATGTTTTGATTACAGGTGCAAGCAAGGGTATTGGTGCTTCTATTGCAAAAACTTTGGCAAGTTTTGGATTAAAGGTTTGGATTAATTATCGTTCAAAACCAGAACTTGCAGATGCTTTAAAAGATGAAATTCTTGCACAAGGTGGCAATGCAGCTGTGATTAAATTTGATGCAAGCAAAGAAGATGAGTTTGAAAATGGTATAAAAACTATAGTAGAAAGCGATGGAGAACTTAGTTATCTTGTAAATAATGCAGGTGTTACAAATGATAAACTTGCCTTAAGAATGAAACTCGAAGATTTTACCAGTGTGGTAGATACGAATTTGAGTTCTGCATTTTTAGGTTGTAGAGAAGCTTTAAAAACAATGAGTAAAAAGCGTTTTGGCGCGGTTGTAAATATTGCTTCAATTGTCGGTGAAATGGGGAATGCGGGTCAGACTAATTATTCTGCTAGTAAGGGCGGAATGATTGCTATGACTAAGTCTTTTGCTAAAGAGGGAGCAAGTAGAAATTTACGCTTTAATTGTGTTACTCCAGGCTTTATTAAAAGTGATATGACAGAGATTTTAAGCGATGAAATCAAACAAGCTTACCAAGATAATATCCCTTTAAAACGCTTTGCAGAACCTGAAGAAGTTGCAAATTGTGTAGCGTTTTTATTAAGCGATTATGCTTCTTATGTGACAGGTGATGTGCTTAAAATTAATGGCGGATTATACATGTAA
- a CDS encoding methyl-accepting chemotaxis protein: MNRLGISARLYLSFALIIFIMLFIAIFSIAKVNFLDKTLTTATGENALISRQAINFRGSIHDRSILIRDVVLAQDQEDLRKTLAQIQKLEKDYEEAELILNDIIAKGGGDSNVRSMMEDIAKTKKNTVQIYQKIIDTVVKKNDIQSATKMVLDFARPEFILWLAQTNKLIDYQELDNQELTQIALLESKSFQFIMMSIIIIALIISIIIAYLIVRYIKKSVGGEPRDVNRIITEVANGNLTQQIHTEYKQSILYSISRMQDQLRNIVQKMITISNELNHKADLVVDRISKTEKAVIFQGETSRESALKIREISQKTQNVSKMALETEENSKNTTQVCQNNKKHAEDTASQMEYIASNSSRVSQQIALLSEHAKNIGTSTELISEITDQTNLLALNAAIEAARAGDVGRGFAVVADEIRKLAEKTGGATDQIAMINKQIQEETIATVGVIEESIPLISQGKSLSEEVRDSVDLIYKQANDSLFKAQEVNQEVAAQVKLMEEIEEKIITVADISSKTQQAVSENKNAMKELKNISDNLQAEITIFKL; encoded by the coding sequence ATGAATCGATTGGGAATTTCAGCAAGATTGTATTTAAGTTTTGCTTTGATTATTTTTATTATGCTGTTTATAGCTATTTTTTCGATAGCTAAAGTGAATTTTTTAGATAAAACTCTCACAACAGCAACAGGAGAAAACGCTTTGATTTCTCGTCAAGCAATTAATTTTAGGGGAAGTATTCATGATAGATCGATTTTAATTCGAGATGTTGTTTTAGCACAAGATCAAGAAGACTTAAGAAAAACTTTAGCGCAAATACAAAAATTGGAAAAAGATTATGAAGAAGCCGAACTTATTTTAAACGATATTATAGCTAAGGGTGGAGGCGATTCAAATGTGCGCTCTATGATGGAAGATATTGCAAAAACTAAGAAAAATACCGTGCAAATTTATCAAAAGATTATTGACACAGTGGTAAAGAAAAATGATATTCAATCAGCAACTAAGATGGTTTTGGACTTTGCTAGACCGGAATTTATTTTATGGCTAGCACAGACTAATAAATTGATTGATTATCAAGAATTAGATAATCAAGAATTAACTCAAATAGCGCTTTTAGAAAGTAAATCCTTTCAATTTATCATGATGAGTATCATTATAATTGCTTTAATTATTTCTATAATTATTGCTTATTTAATAGTAAGATATATTAAAAAATCCGTAGGTGGCGAACCAAGAGATGTAAATAGAATTATCACCGAGGTAGCTAATGGAAACTTAACACAGCAAATTCATACAGAATATAAGCAAAGTATACTTTATTCTATTTCTAGAATGCAAGATCAATTGCGAAATATAGTTCAAAAAATGATTACTATTTCTAATGAGCTAAACCACAAAGCTGATCTAGTGGTAGATCGTATAAGCAAAACTGAAAAGGCAGTGATTTTTCAAGGTGAAACTTCTAGAGAATCTGCTCTTAAAATTCGAGAAATCAGTCAAAAAACACAAAATGTTTCCAAAATGGCCCTAGAAACAGAAGAAAATTCAAAAAATACTACTCAAGTTTGTCAGAACAACAAAAAGCATGCCGAGGATACAGCTTCTCAAATGGAATACATAGCAAGCAATTCTTCTAGAGTTTCTCAGCAAATTGCTTTGCTAAGTGAACATGCTAAGAATATAGGAACAAGTACAGAGCTTATTAGTGAGATTACAGATCAAACCAATTTACTTGCTCTAAATGCAGCTATAGAAGCTGCTAGAGCAGGAGATGTAGGTAGAGGCTTTGCTGTTGTTGCTGATGAAATTCGCAAATTGGCTGAAAAAACAGGTGGAGCAACAGATCAAATTGCTATGATTAACAAACAAATTCAAGAAGAAACAATAGCAACAGTAGGCGTTATAGAAGAGTCAATACCATTGATTTCTCAAGGTAAAAGCTTAAGCGAAGAGGTAAGAGATAGCGTAGATTTAATCTATAAACAGGCCAATGATAGCCTTTTTAAAGCACAAGAGGTAAATCAAGAAGTGGCCGCTCAAGTAAAATTAATGGAAGAAATTGAAGAAAAAATTATAACAGTAGCAGATATTTCTTCCAAAACCCAACAAGCTGTCAGTGAAAATAAAAATGCAATGAAAGAACTAAAAAATATTTCAGATAATCTTCAAGCTGAAATAACTATTTTTAAACTCTAA
- the murD gene encoding UDP-N-acetylmuramoyl-L-alanine--D-glutamate ligase: MKISLFGYGKTTQAIAKNLVNKFGPFDIYDDHFQEENKDEWGNHLLNPKEFDEKLSKLEIPSPGFPPNHILIKKAKNLQSEYDFFYDAMPKSIWISGTNGKTTTTQMATHLLSHVGAIMGANVGFPLAELDLNAKIWILETSSFTLHYTHTAKPEIYALLPISADHLSWHGSFENYVKDKLSVLERMNECDIAILPEIYAKTPTKAYIISYKDEFDLAQKMDIDIKKISFKSPFLLDAVMALSIEKILLDTLSYELLNHFVMEKNKLEELQDNQGRLWVNDTKATNENAVMAALNRYKDKKIHLIIGGDDKGVDLSMLFNFMKDFDVELYAIGVSTQKMLDYALKANLKAHKCEFLENAVKEISKTLKNNEVALLSPACASLDQFSSYAQRGEKFKEYVSKI; encoded by the coding sequence ATGAAAATTTCGCTTTTTGGATATGGAAAAACCACACAGGCAATAGCCAAAAATTTAGTTAATAAATTCGGTCCTTTTGACATCTATGATGATCACTTTCAAGAAGAAAATAAAGATGAATGGGGCAATCATCTTTTAAATCCTAAAGAATTTGATGAAAAACTAAGCAAGCTTGAAATTCCAAGCCCTGGATTTCCACCCAATCATATTCTTATAAAAAAAGCAAAAAATTTACAAAGCGAATATGATTTTTTTTATGATGCTATGCCAAAATCTATTTGGATCAGTGGCACAAATGGCAAAACCACAACTACACAAATGGCTACACACCTGCTTTCGCATGTAGGAGCAATAATGGGAGCAAATGTTGGTTTTCCTCTAGCCGAACTTGATTTAAATGCCAAAATTTGGATACTTGAAACTTCATCTTTTACACTTCACTATACCCATACTGCAAAACCTGAAATTTACGCACTCTTACCCATAAGCGCGGATCATCTTTCATGGCATGGAAGTTTTGAAAATTATGTAAAAGATAAATTGAGTGTTTTAGAAAGAATGAATGAGTGTGATATTGCGATTTTGCCTGAAATTTATGCAAAAACACCTACAAAAGCTTATATTATCTCCTATAAAGATGAATTTGATCTTGCTCAAAAAATGGATATTGATATAAAAAAAATATCTTTTAAAAGTCCTTTTTTGCTTGATGCTGTTATGGCTTTAAGTATAGAAAAAATTTTACTTGATACCTTAAGCTATGAACTTTTAAATCATTTTGTTATGGAAAAAAATAAACTTGAAGAATTGCAAGATAATCAAGGTAGACTTTGGGTCAATGATACTAAAGCGACCAATGAAAACGCTGTAATGGCCGCTCTTAACCGCTATAAAGATAAAAAAATTCATCTCATTATAGGCGGTGATGATAAGGGTGTAGATTTAAGCATGTTATTTAATTTTATGAAAGATTTTGATGTAGAACTCTATGCCATAGGGGTTAGTACTCAAAAAATGTTAGATTATGCTTTAAAAGCAAATTTAAAAGCTCATAAGTGTGAATTTTTAGAAAATGCCGTAAAAGAAATTTCCAAAACATTAAAAAATAATGAGGTAGCTTTATTAAGCCCTGCTTGTGCAAGCTTAGATCAATTTAGCTCTTATGCTCAACGTGGAGAAAAATTTAAAGAATATGTGAGTAAAATTTAA
- the mraY gene encoding phospho-N-acetylmuramoyl-pentapeptide-transferase, which yields MYYLSYFSDYAFFTYISVRAGFAFFIALCLSLFIMPKFIAWAKNKNANQPIYELAPQTHKVKSQTPTMGGVIFIACAVFTSLICVKLDNVFTITALLCLVLFCLIGLVDDLGKILKKDNHSGLSPKAKLLAQISVALICILPLYFSPEFNTEFYLPFYKYPLFDMKIFALAFWILVLISSSNAVNLTDGLDGLATVPSIFSLSTLGIFLYLSGNLNYSEYLLLPKIQGLGEVVIICAALIGALMGFLWYNCYPAQVFMGDSGSLALGGFIGFLAIISKNEILLLLVGFVFVLETISVILQVGSFKIFNKRVFKMAPIHHHFEKIGWVENKIIVRFWMIALLSNLLALASIKLR from the coding sequence TTGTATTATCTTTCTTATTTTAGTGATTATGCTTTTTTTACTTATATCAGTGTGCGCGCAGGCTTTGCATTTTTCATTGCTTTATGTTTATCTTTATTCATTATGCCTAAATTTATTGCTTGGGCTAAAAACAAAAATGCAAATCAACCCATTTATGAATTAGCACCCCAAACTCACAAGGTAAAATCTCAAACGCCTACAATGGGTGGGGTTATTTTCATAGCTTGTGCAGTCTTTACAAGCCTTATTTGTGTCAAATTAGATAATGTATTTACAATCACAGCCTTACTTTGTCTTGTGCTTTTTTGTCTTATCGGACTTGTGGATGATTTGGGTAAAATTTTAAAAAAAGACAACCACTCAGGACTTAGTCCAAAAGCAAAACTTTTAGCCCAAATAAGCGTGGCATTGATCTGTATTTTGCCTTTATATTTTAGTCCTGAATTTAATACGGAATTTTATCTTCCTTTTTATAAATATCCGCTTTTTGATATGAAAATTTTTGCTCTTGCTTTTTGGATTTTGGTCTTAATCTCAAGTTCTAATGCTGTCAATTTAACCGATGGGCTTGATGGACTTGCAACTGTTCCTAGTATTTTTTCTTTATCTACCTTGGGTATATTTTTATATTTGAGTGGAAATTTAAACTATAGCGAATATTTACTTTTACCTAAAATTCAAGGCCTAGGTGAAGTAGTGATTATCTGTGCAGCATTGATTGGAGCTCTTATGGGATTTTTATGGTACAACTGCTACCCTGCACAAGTTTTTATGGGAGATAGTGGAAGCTTGGCTTTGGGTGGATTTATAGGCTTTTTAGCTATTATAAGTAAAAATGAAATCTTACTTTTACTCGTAGGCTTTGTCTTTGTACTTGAAACCATTTCTGTCATTTTACAAGTAGGAAGCTTTAAAATTTTTAACAAAAGAGTATTTAAAATGGCGCCTATACACCATCATTTTGAAAAAATAGGCTGGGTAGAAAATAAAATCATAGTGCGTTTTTGGATGATAGCCTTGCTATCTAATTTACTTGCACTTGCATCGATAAAGTTAAGATAA
- the gpmI gene encoding 2,3-bisphosphoglycerate-independent phosphoglycerate mutase: MRQKCILVITDGIGFNKEKDFNAFEAAKKPNYERLFKEVPNSLIKTSGLAVGLPENQMGNSEVGHMCIGSGQIIYQNLVRINKAIESYELEKNANLKKLLQKCKRVHVIGLYSDGGVHSMDTHFNALLEICAKNGNEVFAHAITDGRDVSPTSGLEFIKKLKNHCEKIGVHFATLCGRFYAMDRDKRWERVKEYYDCLLGKSKGVPNLVDYVEECYQNEITDEFIQAAKNENYKGMQEDDGLIFVNFRNDRMKQLIEVLNSQNFKEFEREKVFENLLTMSVYDDKFNIPVLFEKEEIKNTLSETISKAGLTQLHTAETEKYAHVTFFFNGGKEELLENETRVLIPSPKVKTYDEKPEMSAFEVCDAVKKGIEKGEDFIVVNFANGDMVGHTGDFNAAVKAVEAVDTCLGEVVECARKHGYAFIITSDHGNCEAMQDKKGNLLTNHTTFDVFAFVEAKGVDKLKENMGLSNIAASVLKILNLEIPKEMNEALF; the protein is encoded by the coding sequence ATGAGACAAAAATGTATTTTGGTTATTACAGACGGGATAGGTTTTAACAAGGAAAAAGATTTTAATGCTTTTGAGGCTGCTAAAAAGCCAAATTACGAGAGGCTTTTTAAAGAAGTACCAAATTCTTTAATTAAAACCAGTGGTTTAGCAGTAGGTTTGCCTGAAAATCAAATGGGAAATAGCGAAGTGGGTCATATGTGTATAGGTAGTGGGCAAATTATCTATCAAAATTTGGTGCGCATTAATAAAGCTATAGAGAGTTATGAACTTGAAAAAAACGCAAATTTGAAAAAACTTTTACAAAAATGCAAAAGGGTGCATGTTATCGGTTTATATAGTGATGGCGGGGTTCATTCTATGGATACGCATTTTAATGCTTTGCTTGAAATTTGTGCTAAAAATGGAAATGAAGTTTTTGCACATGCAATTACCGATGGACGCGATGTAAGTCCTACAAGTGGACTAGAATTTATAAAAAAGCTTAAAAATCATTGTGAAAAAATAGGTGTGCATTTTGCTACGCTTTGCGGGCGTTTTTACGCTATGGATAGAGATAAGCGTTGGGAAAGAGTCAAGGAATATTATGATTGTTTATTGGGTAAAAGTAAGGGTGTGCCAAATTTGGTTGATTATGTGGAAGAATGTTATCAAAATGAAATAACTGATGAATTTATCCAAGCGGCTAAAAATGAGAATTATAAAGGTATGCAAGAAGATGATGGATTGATTTTTGTTAATTTTAGAAATGATAGAATGAAACAACTGATCGAAGTTTTAAATTCTCAAAATTTCAAGGAATTTGAGAGAGAGAAAGTGTTTGAAAATTTACTTACTATGAGTGTTTATGATGATAAATTTAATATTCCAGTACTTTTTGAAAAAGAAGAAATTAAAAACACACTTTCTGAAACCATCTCTAAAGCAGGACTTACTCAACTTCACACTGCAGAAACTGAAAAATATGCCCATGTCACTTTCTTTTTCAATGGAGGAAAAGAAGAGCTTTTAGAAAATGAAACAAGGGTTTTAATCCCAAGTCCAAAGGTAAAAACTTACGATGAAAAGCCTGAAATGAGTGCTTTTGAAGTATGTGATGCGGTTAAAAAAGGGATAGAAAAGGGTGAAGATTTTATAGTGGTGAATTTTGCAAATGGTGATATGGTAGGTCATACAGGAGATTTTAACGCTGCTGTTAAGGCTGTAGAGGCAGTAGATACTTGTTTAGGTGAGGTGGTTGAGTGTGCGAGAAAGCATGGTTATGCCTTTATTATTACAAGTGATCATGGAAATTGTGAAGCAATGCAAGATAAAAAAGGAAATTTATTGACCAATCATACAACTTTTGATGTTTTTGCTTTTGTAGAAGCTAAGGGAGTGGATAAACTTAAGGAAAATATGGGACTTAGTAATATCGCTGCGAGTGTGCTTAAAATATTAAATTTAGAAATTCCAAAAGAAATGAACGAGGCTTTATTTTGA